The following DNA comes from Miscanthus floridulus cultivar M001 chromosome 5, ASM1932011v1, whole genome shotgun sequence.
GCAAAACTTTACCATAAGTGTGGCTTTAATTTTGTTCGTCGACCTTTCTCTGGCAGCCACAGTTTACCGAAGCTTTAGCGTGACACGTTTTAGTCACCAGCCAAACTGCAGATGTTACGGTATGGGTTGCATGGGGGTGGGAGGTGCACCGAGATGGCCAGATGGGGAGACAGGAGTGACGAAGTGAGTGGTGACCCTGCTCCTTGCCCCCTGGTGGCCGGTGCCCCTCGTGGATTTCTAAGCTGGTTTGAGTTGGCTgatgctagtttgttgtgagagaaaaacattgttggtTGATTGAATAAGtttggttgaaaccaacaagtgaACAGGCTAGAGAGGGGAGAAATGGGCGGGTTCACTGTTCACTGTTCAGGTGACACGCCGAGATCCCGATCCTCCGTGTCAGGGGTAGCTGTGCCCGTTTCTGGCGTCTAAAAGTATCGTGCACAAGTGATGCGTTACGTGATACTGAACTATACCACTACACACTGTAGTGCTAGCAGACAAGAAGGTACAGTACAATGGAATTCAGTCGGTGTGTTTGGTTTGTCGCAAATACCGCTTGGGTGTCGGTCCAAATCGAGATGATGGGTACGTGCCTCCTGCACGCGAtcaagcagcctgttcgctttTCAGTAAACGTTCATAAATTTTCAGctaggaacaatatttttctttcacaccaagccagcagtaaataattctaCATACTATACGGCCTCGCCGTCACGGCGCGAGAGAAGGGCCACGAACAGGTCCGAGGTGAAACATCTGCAGGCTGCAGCAGGTAGGCACAGCTAGCGGTGGAGTGCCGTAGCCTTTTACGCCTGCTTTTACTGTAGTAACTGTCGACCACTTTTACCTTCCGTACCATATGCGAGTTGTTGTTTGCTTGCCTCACTCAGCGTCATACGGATGCACTACTTCACCTGCACTGCAGCTGTTGGAATTTGgaaaggaggaggagggagggagaaagggccgacgacgagtcgacgtcgacgtcgacgtcgacaTGATCACGTGATGCTATACAATACTCTAGCACTGTCATCTTCTCGTGTTTggttttattattatatatataaaaacacaGAGAGGTGTGATCCAACGTATCAGCGTCTCAGCGAGTTTAACGTCCTCACATACAATGGCTGTTTTGTTTATGCAACCACCGTTGAGGCCCAGCTCGCAGTTCCGAGTTCCGACGACTGCTGCATCCGCGTTTTGCCGTGAGCTACAGAGTGGCACGAACCGTGCAGTCCATCCCGTCTCATCACTTGGCAGGCAGATTTGGCCACCGGAAGTCCGGACACACCTCTATCTGGCAACCACTCCGTCCTGTCACGCTCATTTAACGGAAGCCACGCATGCTATACGGTATGGCCTTCGGATTAAACGTTCAGGTTCAGCAGCGAGCCTGAGAGCAAACCGGTGCGAAAAGGCGTTCACGGCTTACGGGATACGGGAGAGATGTCTGCTAGATCGAATTCGACTAGCAAGCAGGGGACAATGGTACCTGTGGATCAGCGGCCGTCCTGAAGAAAAATGAGCACTCTCACCCGGCCTTCACCTGGAGTTGTACCCGTGATGGGCAGCATTGTTTGAGGCTTTTGGCAGACAACACATGCGATCCAGACAGTCCTAAAGTTTACTCTCTGTATCATCGAATATTtgacacatacatgaagtattaaatataaattaaaaaataattaattgtataGTTTACAACTAATTTACAAAATggatcttttaaacctaattagtctatgtgtTTGACAAGTGGTGCTACACATGTGCTAATAATGGGTTAATTAGGTtaaataaattcgtctcacggatTAGTGACAGATTCTatactttatttttttattagtatccgaacaccccatgggACACTCTAAAACTTTACACTCTGGATTTAAACAAGCCCTCAGCatgatttcttcttcttcttcttcttgttgggtatcgatattagggatacctaaAATAAAGAAgttggctcgagacgtattaaaaggtctcgttcgacctcgaggccgcgggctctgtctcacccgaccctaaggacgcgggtttcgtctcgcccaaggccgtgggctcagtctcgtccgacctcgaggccgtggactccatcttgcccgacctcgaggccgcgggctccgtctcgcccgacccaaaGGATGcggtttccgtctcgcccaaggtcgcgggcttcgtctcgcccgaacTCGAGGACGCGGGTTTCGTCTCGTCCGACGAAAACTCATACCACTTCCGACCACTCCAGGTCGAAGCGTATGGGACTGGGTCAAAACTCGTGCGGAGGGTCGGCTGGACAACTGCACCGCGGTGTTCGGGCTCATGACCGGTACTGCCGCCACGGACCCTGCGGTCTCGGGAGGGTGATCACCTTCGACGAGACGCACCATCTGCACAAACTGCACGGCGCCAGCCTCAAGGAGAAGCTGCAGCCGCTGGTGGCGACCCTCGGTACGCGCAAGAAGGGCGCCAACCTGCAGGGCTTGTTCAGCAAGATCCTGAGCACGGCGGTGGCGGGCGGGCTGCGCAGCGACATGATGGTGAAGAGGGTGTTCGTGCTGAGCGACATGGACTTCGACGGGTGGGCCGGGCCCGCGGCGGCGTGGGATACGGAGTACCAGGGCATCAGCAGCCGCCTGTTCATGGACGCTGGGTTCACGGCGCCGGAGGTGGTCGTCGAAAGCTTCCATGCCGGTGGTGGCGGCACAGAAGGGCGCGGCGCTGGTCAGCGGCTACTCCAAGAACCTGGTGCGTCTCTTCCTGGAGGCCGATGGCAGCCTCACTCCGGCCGCCGTCATGGCTGACGCCATCTCCGGCTCGGAGTACGACGTGCTCGAGGTGTTCGACTGAGCTCTCTCGTCCAATCATGCTGCTGATTGCTGTTGCCTAGTTACAGTTAGTATAAGTAAATTTTCGTGTCTAGCTTCTCCTATCTGGCAATGACAATTGGCATGGTCTCTGAAGTTTAGTTGCCTTCTGGCAGGACAGGATAGGACTAGtaacattcagcctgttcggctgagcTTATACGATCGTATACAATCGTGAATTataagctagaacagtatttttatctcacaccaaaccagccagcggtAAATAATCCACGAAGTATGTCTCGGAAGTTTTAATGAATCGATGATGCTTGAATTGCTCTGCGGAAGTTTTAATGAATCGATGGATGGAATTGCTCTGCCGAACGAGTGGGTTTTGTAGCGAGCATTTGATGTGGGCTGTCATGCGTGAAAGCGTTTGATTTGATATTGCCACATGTGCTGACATTTGCGATAGTTTTCTGGGAGCCTGGGAGGGGTGTTTGGTTAGGATTTACGTAGGAACTTAGGATTCAGGAGGGCAACTCCATCTCCACTGAACCTGCTGTATGCGACAAGCAATTCACACGTACGCTTTCGACTTTGGAATAATCCGCAGCTAGCAAAGCTGCGTGCCAGCCTGGTTGCCTGATTCGCAGTGTCATCGCAGTAACCTGCATTGCCTCCGAGCACATTTCTCAACTCTCCCTTCTCTGCATTGTCCTGCTTGGCTGAACTTCTGCAGTCAGCCAGTCACGCAAGGAAACAAAAACCTGTAAAAAAAATTTCCgcacataattttttttaagattTATTTAGGGAAACATAAATTTTTTTAGATATTAATCGTCAATTGGTGCAGGTAATTTGACCCAATCGGCCCGCTCCACAAAAGCAATTGTGCCGCAGTTTGGGCTGTTACCGAAGCAGCAGTTGAATCGTATTTGGCCCGGATTGAAGACTTCTTACCTTCTCTAGTGGTCATCTTCACGGCCATCGGGCCGCCAAAGACTGGGCTTGCACGGGAGCCCTCCACCATTACAAGGCCACTGTGGCCATCACGCGAGGTCACAGTGGTACCTGAGTGGAcgaggaaaaaaaaaaagaacaagtcGAGCTCACTGCTGCTTGCCATGCCCAAACCCAACATCTGTAATCCACTACTGCAGCTTGCTACCCAGGAGTGAGGTGTCGGTCTGCAGCGTCCATGTCCGAGCACACATGCCCATCCCCGCCTGGGGCCACGCGCAGCATCGACGCGTGCGAGTGCGACGCTGTACTTTACACAACCCATGATCAATTTTCATTTCACGGTTTGTAGATTGGATCAGATGGGTCATGGGTGGATTGCAAATACAGCGGCCGAGCGGAATTTGTCAGTTCCCATGGTCGCGAGGACGCCCGTGCCACAAACACACAACGACACAGATGCGGAAGatgaaaaaaaaagagatgacAAAAAATATTCCGTTGCCGGGACTCGAACCCGGGTCTCTCGGGTGAGAGCCGAGTATCCTAACCAGCTAGACTACAACGGAAGTTTGGACTAAGTTTACTCATTTTACTTTTAATCGTAAAAGAGCAATCCTCCAAGCAAATCCAATCATACCTCTGTCGGTCATTTCTTTTTCGTAAATAAGCAGGATGATTCGTTCgctcgtttcaaaaaaaaaaaaaaaaaaaagattcgtTCGCCTTCTTACAAGATATATACAAAAAAAAGGAGCGAAAAGTTAGTATCTCGATTACTCACTCCATTAGGCAAAAGAAAGGTCTCCATTGGAGATAACGGTAGAGCTACTTAACTACTAAAGTTTGATCATTGTGCATGTCTATTTAGCTCAATCAAAGCCTCTGTCATGCCTTGTCAACAATGCCTCGCTGCACTGCCACAACGAGATAAAGCTCTTTCCTGAAAATAAAGAAAGGGTCATAAACAAATGGCAAGGGATTGAATCAGAGTCTTAATCGAGGCTTCTTTTCCTAACAAACGGATCATAACCTTCACTACGCTGACACTGGCTTGGTAGGGGCAGGGTGTCATCAAACCGGTCCAGCATCATTGTTTTGATGCCAATAGGAGGAATCGAAAGGCATCACCATCCAAAAGTGATAGGGTTCTACACTCGACGCACGATCACAGGCACTCACATCACCCAAATGTATACTAGGCTTTCTTACGTGGAAATCTAtgttataaacgataggcaatataaacgacgaagaacagtagatcaaatACAGGAGACATGAGAttattttaacgtggaaaacccttccaaggtggaagggaaaaaccacgggcaccagccagcaaaacttcactatatcgggtgaggttacaaacgccggagatttacaacttgggataccctaacctagggcccttcccgtatacaagtctatgatgtctatgagggaggtggtccgtatatatagagagaaaaaaccccacaccctcgtctattagcaatacggaactaatagatggtgtagtccctcttaacgctaatgggccGCTCTGCTTCGGCCcaaacttgaatttggatcatagctcaacaaTCTACACGCCACAGGAGGAGGCCAGCAAATCCTGCAAAAAAAGACAGGGTGAAAACAACCAGATCCACTTGCTAGCAAAAAGCTGCTACGGAATGCAATGACCAAGACCTCATCAGTGTCTTATACTACAGTGCTACGTAGACTCTGATGAGTTTGCCACAGTGGTACTCCTACAGGCTACAGTCCTACTACACTACACTGTCCACTGTCCAGCCACCAGGTAGGGCCATAGAGGTGTTACGCTTAACTGGATCTCTGACCAAACATCGATTCCAATTCCATGGATATGAATATGTGAATAGAGCCATTCTGAATTGCTGATGGAAGAGCCGAAAGCGACAGCGGCAGTATTGCCTAGGAGTACGAATGGACAGGTCGCGAGATGGTGGGCGACTCCCACGTGTATGTACCTGGTGCCCTGGTGGCCTGGTGGGTTTGGCCGATCCCAGTGCTTTCCATGCCCGCGTCGGTGTCGCTGTAATCCACGTGTCTGATCGCGTAGCCACACCTGTCACCTGTGTGAGCAAGAGATGCTTGAACAGAGATAGATGTTTCAGGGAAGAGAGGGGTCGAATGGACAACGGAGGATAAGGAGGGAGCAGGTTTACGCTAAGGAGCGCTCTGAGCAGTGGCGGAACAAAGACAGCACAACTTTCTAGCTGATTAATGCCACTTCTTTACCTGAAGCGGGAAGGAATCATGCTGCGGCTTTCAGGTAAACTTACTGTGGACTGAAGAGTGAAAGGTGAAGATGAGTTCGCTAGTTGTTTTCTTGAATGTCAGCGACTAAGTATAGCATAGCCTAGATTAGCTAAGATCCTATCGGCTTGCACATCTGCTGACCCGGCTGCTCCACTCACTCCACTAGGGTTTAGGATTGGCTGAGAGTGAGTGCAGCTCCAGCTGTTGTATTATCAATTCTCCTCCACTGAGTAATGCAAAACGCAGTGATTCTCTCCCATTCATCCCTCTCACATTGAAGAACGGAACAGGTAGTGGAAGTGAGGCTGACCCTATCACCCTAGTAATTTTGCTACAAGTAAAATGCCTAGAGGAGTATTGTGCTACAAACTGGGGAGATCAAGGACAGCGTGACTTTGTCAGAAATACTACATATTtgctgaaaatgaaaaaaaagaaaaagaggatgaAGGAAGCAGTGACGAATCTAGCCGAGAACATTATTGGGGTCGGCTTCATTACATGATATAAATATTCTTAAACTTTAACGGTTAAAGTTAGACAACCATATATATGgaaattttctaaaattatgtGGGCGAATTTTTAGACCAAGAACAAGTACACCGCACATCTTTAATTCACTTCTAAAAGAATAAAGTGATTATGACATGCATAGACTACTAGAATCTGGTGCGTTGTCTGATAATCGAGACTAGAGACAACAAAGATGAGAATCGGATGCAATCATGGGCGGACCAAGAAATCTGCTAAGCCCTAGGCTGAACCATGTAATAAAAGGGCTAAATCATTTTTTCTCTTTAATTTTTATAGCTGATGAAGTAAGTCTATATGGAGTTTTGTAGGCATAGACCCGGGCTACAGCACGGGGAACCCTATCCTTGGGTCCGCAACTGGATGCAATGTCTCCACTTCCACAGTGGAGCCAAACAAAGTTGATCGGAAAAGgagttaggctgtgtttagttcccaaaaagtttcccaaaaagtgctacagtagctatcacatcgaatcttgtgatacatgcatggagcattaaatgtaggcaaAAAAAAcgaattgcacagtttggttggaaatcgcgagacgaacgttttgagcctaattagtgcatgattgaacattaattgccaaataaaaacgaaaatgctacagtagccaaattcctaaatttcgcgaactaaacacagccttagcaTTCAGTATCCATCCATCATGATTTTAACACTGCCAAAAAGTGCTTGCTTTCAATTCGTGCATTTTTTCTTCAAATTTCAGTAATCTCGATATTACTACTCGACGCTATTGGAGCCTCAATATTAATTTTTGCGAGACGCGCTGGAATGAACCTAAAATTCTCAATATTACTACTTGAGGTgttacttaagactcttgtgactACTAGGCTAAGGAATGTTCACAAATTACCCACCTATGCAAACATAAAAataatatgccaaccaccaacttcgcctttgtttagttggaccccaaaatccaaaaagttgctacagtacctgtcacatcgaatgtttgcggctcgtgcatggagcattaaatgtagacgaaaagaaaaactaattgcacagtttggtgggaaattgcgagacgaacgttttaagcttaattagtcaatgtttggacactatttgccaaataaaaacgaaggtgctacagtagccccaaaatccaaatttcacgaactaaacaagggcttccTTTAAAAGTTGTGCTTCCTTCCTCATACCTCAGGTAGCATAACCGAAGCTCCGAACTATTATTATCTCTTTCATCTGCAATAAAAAATTACCAAATGAATTTTCTAACTTGTGGTGTCTGTGATGGACAGAGAGGAAAAAGAAATGGGCTTATGGGCTATGAGTCCTGGTCCCACCTGCCAGGGACCCCCCACCAAAAGGTAATGCTATTGTACAGTGTACGGTTACCGATTCGAGTCACCAGCCTATAGCGTTGTTGTGGGTTGGGCCTTCACTAGTCACAGTCACAACTGATACTCGTTGGTTTGTTCCAATTGGACAACCAGTCGAACCAACCGGTAGTAATACCTAGCATCTTCTACACTGTTCAGTCATTTGCAGCAATTATGCTTCTAGTGATGAATCATAACGTACTATTGGTTAGTGGCGTGCAGTGATACATATCGCAACCGAAGACCATACATCTATCTACTTAGAGCTTCCCTTTCAATTTGCTCCTACTTGATTTCCTTATTGGGTACAGCTTGTGTTCAACGATATCCTTTTGGAAAATAAAATGGACACACGGTTTAGCAGCCAGGACTGAACTGTAAGCTTGTTGACCAGAGAGAGAGCCCGTGCATACACGCCAGACGAGTCTTAGCGACTTAGCCTGTCCTGACGACCAGACCAAAATGCATATACACACCACCTAATTAATCACTGTACAATTGTACAAATGCCAAAACTTGGTTGTATTATAATGCAAATGCCCCATATAATTGTCTACTCCTTCAAATGGTTGCTGTAGCCCCAGCTTGCTCATGTGCAAGCAAGGAAGCGTCCACTTCATCCATGAACCGTATCGACGTATCGTACCAAAACCCCACCAGCAGGTCACCAGGGCAGCAGCAACGGCACCCTACACGCACCATCATGCCCCGTTGCCTGTATGATCAAGATAGGATAACCATCTCTTCATGATGGCTGCCAAAATTATGCAGAACCTCCAGTGCGCACTGCTCCAGTGCCCCCCACATAAGCTTGAACCTCTCCTTTTCCATCTCTGGACAGGACGCTCAATGCTGGTTGATACTGATGCGCACGATGATACGATCTCGATCAGGGGATGATGGACTTGCCAAACCTCTCTATTAAAGTCTTATGGGAACACCCCGGACGTCACAAAGACTCTCAGTAGTGCTCGTTTGATCGCTGAAAAATACGATCGAGCTACCAGTGAGAAGCGAGACTCGACCGTTTCCCTTGGCCGAGAGCAGCAGGAAGCTCGATCGATTGAGCGCTAGCTGATGATTGAAACGGGTGTCATATCATATCATAAACCGGTCGATCAGTTCGGTTTCTCCTAACGATCGTACCGTAGTAGATACCCATCGATGTGCAGAATGAATGAATGCCTCCTTTAGCGTTTTAGGCAGGGAGGGAAACAGGTAAACAACCGTCAGAAAGTGATCACAGCCATGTGCTGAGTGAGCGCATCCAAAGTATTTAATACTGCATGTACTAGTAATCCAAAGTAGTATCTCACTAATCCGTGTATCCCAAGTAAAATAATCGTTCGGTCCGCTCGCCAGTTGCCACATAGTCGCCGATCGAACGAAGCATACAGGAAACAACTTAACAAGAGGAGCCAGGAACGAACGCACTTTCATTTTCCTATGGTTTCATCGAGGTCCGTAGCCAGCGTAGGCGGCATGGAAAGAAAAATCGCGTCGGAAACGGGAGGATTCATCCGGCGCGGACGCCGGCTCTCACTCTGGTAGTATGTGTGTGGCGTGGTCTCCCTCTCCCCCACCTAACGCAACGTGCGGCCCAGTTCTTTGGCACCAAATGCGACGACCCCCCGCGGCGCGGCCTGATTGATCGGGCGGCGAACGCGACCTCTGCAAGGCTCTCGTGCATCCTCTCGCGCGACCACGCCGATCTCGCCACCCACTCGTCTCGTCTCGTGCGAGATCGTCAACTGCTCGGCTCGTCCCCCTCCCTCCCAACCTCCCCCCTACAGTCTTCAGACTATACAGAGGCGGGTGACCTTGACTCCTCGTTTAGTTTGCGAAATTTAGATTTTGGGGCTACTATAgcatcttcgtttttatttggtaaatagtatccaaacattgactaattaggcttaaaacgttcgtctcgcaattttccaccaaactgtgcaattagtttgtcttttcgtctatatttaatgctccatgcacgggccacaaacattcgatgtgacaggtactgtagcaactttttagatttTAGGGTCCAACTAAATAAGGACTTGCGTATAAACCACAGCGGCTCGGAACATTCTATTCCCCTATTCCCCTGTTCCGGACACCATTTCTTTAGTGCCAAGCACAACGTCGCACGGCTACGGATTTAACAAGGCCAGGCCAGGGCACGCCGGCCTCTCTCTCCGCGTAGCTAGCTGAAGAATCCGGACATCCGGTGAACCGTTGCGGcactcagcctgttcgtttgttggtttcagccagagttTATCAGTTAgttaataatatttttctctcataacaaatcagtactaaccggacttatcagcccagaaatcaacTAGCGAACAGACCAGCTACCTAATAAAGAGAAACTCTGGCAATGATGGAGCACCTAATCATAGGGACGGAGCTTTGGTCTATAAACGATGTGTCCGTCTAATCTTGCATTGGTCGGGTGTGAACACTGCTTGGACTAACGAAACCGATCGGAGCTCTTGCGATGCACACTACTTTCTGAAATTTGAGGCGCAATTTTGAAATGAACGACTCAGCTTTTAATTAATTAGTTAGGTCTAATATAAACACTACCGGAAccgcaagctttgccgagtgccaagaacttTGCCGAGTTTtttatatcgggcactcggcaaaggatgtctttgccgagtgcccaaacttcaacactcgacaaagacacgACCATCGGCAAAgctactctttgccgagtgctcaggcttgacactcggcaaagacgtctctttgccgagtgccaacaggtaacactcggcaaagacgtcctctttgccgagtgtcaacgtctgacactcggcaaattttggcCCGCCGTTAATCCAGCCTGCCGCCGtcaactctttgccgagtgtacaaatacaacactcggcaaagaggctctttgtcgagtgtcaataatagacactcggcaaagtataattttttttgctcctgcacttcaaaaattttcacctctCCACACaccacatgtggtactccatgcttAAGTTTGGtgtattttttaatttatttgctatatttaactaattaattgcatttcaagcaattttttgaattaagttaaatttgaaccgcaagtgattcaaatatttggaaaaatgagtataaaattgatattcatgttattcaaCCCAGTTTGAGGCCTTACCTATAAGATTATAAGGGTTTTCGAATATCTTATTTCGGAAACACGACCCCGAGCGTGTggttgaatggtttttaaattctataaaaaccaaaagaagtccgaaaatcacgaaatttgataagatgtcatgatatcttatgtggaggctgtggtaaaaatttgagaaggtgtcGCATAAGTTGTCACGTACATTGCTTACAAACCGAaacatctccgaagaagtttcatgatcgTTGAGTATGATCTggtaagatttggagtgaaaGTAACGGTCGAGTTGTGGTTTGACTccgaaactttttgtatagccaatAGACATCAAAGATCATGTCGTGTTAAATTTTAGtgattttttggatccatttgataattattAATTTGTAATTGCAATTATATAAatggaatttgagctataactacatgaaatcATGGTCTATTTTTCGCTGAAGCATCAAAtttgcattgttgagtgaatttgacaaggtattttcaaagtttaTTGGAACAAATTTGGAAAAAACAGGTAAAGGAAAAgggaaagaaaatagaaaagttttttttaaaaaaaatacctttgccgagtgtcctagggttaccactcggcaaagtatagtctttgccgagtgctttatcgATTTgactctcggcaaagatttttaatgtttttttttaaaaatcccggctttgccgagtgccggatcgcggacactcggcaaaggcttgaCCCAATACTTAACTGCCACGGCCGAGACTCACTCACGCACGTCCGCTCACCGCCCCTGCCAGCGCCGCCCCCCGCCCTGCCCGTCATCCTCGCGCCGCTGCGCCTTCTCCCGCGGTGCCCCGCTCGTGCCCGCCCGCCGTGCTCGCGCCCGGCGGCCGCGGCCCCGAAGCCGCCTCCACCGGCAAAGTTTGGCCCGCCGGCCGCCCCCGTCACCGCCCCGCACGCCACCCCGCCTGCAACGCCGCGCCTGCGCGTCGCCCCGCGCGCGCCCGCCCTCCCACACCGGCCGCTCCCGCCAGTGGCCCGCCGCCTGGACTCGTCTCGCCCGCGGTCGATCTCCTCCATCCGCTCGCCGCGCCGCAACCCGGAGAGGAGACTGCGCTCGGTCGAGCAC
Coding sequences within:
- the LOC136455311 gene encoding uncharacterized protein — its product is MVAGTSGLQRADAVPEMVARTLDPRWCSTERSLLSGLRRGERMEEIDRGRDESRRRATGGSGRCGRAGARGATRRRGVAGGVACGAVTGAAGGPNFAGGGGFGAAAAGREHGGRARAGHRGRRRSGARMTGRAGGGAGRGGERTCVSKASNWVE